A genomic segment from Alkalilimnicola ehrlichii MLHE-1 encodes:
- the dnaK gene encoding molecular chaperone DnaK produces the protein MAARRRAGAGSTDNSIQEHFMSKIIGIDLGTTNSCVAVMDGGSTRVIENSEGDRTTPSVVAFAEDGEVLTGAPAKRQAVTNPENTVFAVKRLIGRRFEEDVVQRDVREMPYKIVKADNGDAWVEVRGKKMAPPEISARTLQKMKKTAEDYLGETVTEAVITVPAYFNDSQRQATKDAGKIAGLEVKRIINEPTAAALAYGLDKKGGDRKVAVYDLGGGTFDISIIEIAEVDGEHQFEVLATNGDTFLGGEDFDRAVIDYLIAEFKKDQGIDLGGDRLAMQRLKEAAEKAKIELSSAQQTEVNLPYITADQAGPKHLAIKLTRAKLESLVEGLIKRTIEPCKVALKDAGLSASDVDEVILVGGQTRMPKVQEAVTQFFGKEPRKDVNPDEAVAVGAAIQGGVLGGDVKDVLLLDVTPLSLGIETLGGVMTKLIEKNTTIPTKASQTFSTAEDNQGAVTVHVLQGEREMAKDNKSLGRFDLTDIPPAPRGVPQIEVTFDIDANGILHVSAKDKATGKENKIVIKASSGLSEEEIENMVKDAEAHAEEDRKARELVEARNQADNMIHATNKSLSEFGDKIDSGEKQSIEEAIKELEEAMKGDDKEAIEAKTQQLAERSGKLAEKMYAAQGGEEAAEQAAGGEQQQAGGSGKSEDDVVDAEFEEVKDQDEDKDRK, from the coding sequence ATGGCAGCCCGGCGCCGCGCCGGGGCAGGGTCCACGGACAACAGCATTCAGGAGCATTTTATGAGTAAGATCATCGGCATCGACCTGGGCACCACCAACTCCTGCGTGGCCGTCATGGACGGTGGCAGCACCCGGGTCATCGAGAACAGCGAGGGCGATCGCACCACCCCCTCGGTGGTGGCCTTCGCCGAAGACGGCGAGGTGCTCACCGGCGCGCCGGCCAAGCGCCAGGCGGTGACCAACCCGGAAAACACCGTGTTTGCGGTGAAGCGCCTGATCGGCCGCCGCTTCGAAGAGGACGTGGTGCAGCGCGACGTGCGCGAGATGCCCTACAAGATCGTCAAGGCCGATAACGGGGACGCCTGGGTGGAGGTGCGCGGCAAGAAGATGGCGCCGCCGGAGATCTCCGCCCGCACCCTGCAGAAGATGAAAAAGACCGCCGAGGACTACCTGGGCGAGACCGTCACCGAGGCGGTCATCACTGTCCCGGCCTACTTCAACGACTCTCAGCGCCAGGCCACCAAGGACGCCGGTAAGATCGCCGGGCTGGAGGTCAAGCGCATCATCAACGAGCCCACCGCGGCGGCCCTGGCCTACGGTCTGGACAAGAAGGGCGGCGATCGCAAGGTGGCCGTCTACGACCTGGGCGGCGGCACCTTCGACATCTCCATCATCGAGATCGCCGAGGTGGACGGCGAGCACCAGTTCGAGGTGCTGGCCACCAACGGTGACACCTTCCTGGGCGGCGAGGACTTCGACCGGGCGGTCATCGACTACCTGATCGCCGAGTTCAAGAAGGACCAGGGCATCGACCTGGGCGGCGACCGCCTGGCCATGCAGCGCCTCAAGGAGGCCGCTGAGAAGGCCAAGATTGAGCTCTCGTCGGCCCAGCAGACCGAAGTGAATCTGCCCTACATCACGGCCGATCAGGCCGGCCCGAAGCACCTGGCCATCAAGCTCACCCGGGCCAAGCTGGAGTCGCTGGTCGAGGGCCTGATCAAGCGCACCATCGAGCCCTGCAAGGTGGCCCTGAAGGATGCCGGCCTGTCCGCCAGCGATGTGGACGAGGTGATCCTGGTGGGCGGCCAGACCCGCATGCCCAAGGTCCAGGAGGCCGTCACCCAGTTCTTCGGCAAGGAGCCGCGCAAGGACGTCAACCCGGACGAGGCCGTGGCCGTGGGTGCCGCCATCCAGGGCGGTGTGCTGGGCGGTGACGTCAAGGACGTGCTGCTGCTGGATGTCACCCCGCTCTCCCTGGGCATCGAGACCCTGGGCGGGGTGATGACCAAGCTGATCGAGAAGAACACCACCATCCCGACCAAGGCCTCGCAGACCTTCTCCACGGCCGAGGACAACCAGGGGGCGGTGACGGTGCACGTGCTCCAGGGTGAGCGCGAGATGGCCAAGGACAACAAGAGCCTGGGCCGCTTCGACCTGACCGACATCCCGCCGGCACCGCGCGGCGTGCCGCAGATCGAGGTCACCTTCGACATCGACGCCAACGGCATCCTGCACGTCTCCGCCAAGGACAAGGCCACCGGCAAGGAGAACAAGATCGTCATCAAGGCCTCCTCCGGTCTGTCCGAGGAGGAGATCGAGAACATGGTCAAGGACGCCGAGGCCCACGCCGAGGAGGACCGCAAGGCGCGCGAGTTGGTGGAGGCCCGCAACCAGGCCGATAACATGATCCATGCCACCAACAAGTCGCTGAGCGAGTTCGGCGACAAGATCGACTCCGGCGAGAAGCAGTCCATCGAGGAGGCGATCAAGGAGCTGGAAGAGGCCATGAAGGGCGATGACAAGGAGGCCATCGAGGCTAAGACCCAGCAGCTGGCCGAGCGCTCCGGCAAGCTGGCCGAGAAGATGTACGCCGCCCAGGGTGGCGAGGAGGCCGCGGAGCAGGCGGCCGGCGGCGAGCAGCAGCAGGCCGGTGGCAGCGGCAAGTCCGAGGACGACGTGGTCGACGCGGAGTTCGAGGAGGTCAAGGATCAGGACGAGGACAAGGACCGCAAGTAA
- the grpE gene encoding nucleotide exchange factor GrpE, whose product MSDKQREAERQQSEDKAHSEAESAEAGQAPEAQAAEDGAESASGDSGDELTELQQALEEARARAEENWNECLRARAEMQNIQRRAQADVEKARKYAVEKIAGDLLGVKDSLEMGVKAAKEEGADPQKLLEGSELTLKMLSQVLERFNVQEIDPQGERFNPEHHEAVAAQPSHEHEPNTVLNVMQKGYALHDRVLRPAMVVVSQKAPEPPPSGSIDEQA is encoded by the coding sequence ATGAGCGATAAGCAGCGAGAGGCGGAACGCCAGCAGTCCGAGGACAAGGCGCATTCGGAGGCGGAGTCCGCCGAGGCCGGACAGGCGCCGGAGGCGCAGGCAGCCGAGGATGGCGCCGAGTCCGCTTCCGGTGACTCCGGTGACGAACTGACCGAGCTCCAGCAGGCGCTGGAGGAGGCGCGGGCCCGGGCCGAGGAGAACTGGAACGAGTGCCTGCGGGCGCGGGCGGAGATGCAGAACATCCAACGCCGGGCCCAGGCCGATGTGGAGAAGGCCCGCAAGTATGCGGTGGAGAAGATCGCCGGGGACCTGCTGGGGGTGAAGGACAGCCTGGAGATGGGCGTCAAGGCCGCGAAGGAGGAGGGCGCCGACCCGCAGAAGCTGCTGGAGGGCTCGGAGCTGACCCTGAAGATGCTCAGCCAAGTGCTGGAGCGGTTCAATGTCCAGGAGATCGACCCCCAGGGCGAGCGCTTCAACCCCGAGCACCACGAGGCGGTGGCCGCCCAACCCTCCCACGAGCATGAGCCCAACACCGTGCTCAACGTCATGCAGAAGGGCTATGCCCTGCACGACCGGGTGCTGCGCCCGGCGATGGTGGTGGTTTCGCAGAAGGCCCCGGAGCCGCCCCCGTCCGGCTCCATCGACGAACAGGCCTGA
- the hrcA gene encoding heat-inducible transcriptional repressor HrcA, with translation MSQSRETTELSPRAQHLLRTLVQCYISDGRPVGSRSLVKASGLSVSSATVRNVMAELEELGYVCSPHTSAGRQPTDKGYRFFVDTLLSARSWDTDQFDALELRLEAGGRTDELLGSASHLLSGLTRYAGVVTLPRQDLRALRHVEFLPLSGNRVLAIVVLNESDVENRVIETDRPYQESELRTLSNYLNAQFSGWDVQRVRQSLVEAMREDRERMDQLMQTAFEMGEKVFNDEETGEDCVVAGETNLMALSELSDLDKLRELFRAFNEKRDMLHLLDRCLSAEGVQIFIGREAGYRVFDGCSLVTARYAMEGQPVGVLGVIGPTRMAYQRVIPIVDMTAQLLGAALNQTR, from the coding sequence ATGAGCCAGTCACGAGAGACAACCGAGCTGAGCCCCCGGGCGCAGCACCTGCTGCGTACCCTGGTGCAGTGCTATATCAGTGACGGCCGGCCGGTGGGCTCGCGCAGCCTGGTCAAGGCCTCCGGGTTGTCGGTCAGCTCCGCCACCGTGCGCAACGTGATGGCCGAGCTCGAGGAGCTGGGCTATGTCTGCTCGCCGCACACCTCGGCGGGCCGTCAGCCCACCGACAAGGGCTACCGGTTCTTCGTGGACACCCTGCTCAGCGCCCGGTCGTGGGACACCGATCAGTTCGACGCGCTGGAGCTGCGGTTGGAGGCGGGCGGCCGCACCGATGAACTGCTGGGCTCGGCCTCCCATCTGCTCAGCGGGCTGACCCGCTATGCCGGTGTGGTGACCCTGCCGCGCCAGGACCTGCGCGCGCTGCGGCACGTGGAGTTTCTGCCGTTGTCGGGCAACCGGGTGCTGGCCATCGTGGTGCTCAACGAGAGTGATGTCGAGAACCGGGTGATCGAGACCGACCGGCCCTACCAGGAGTCGGAGCTGCGCACCCTCAGCAACTACCTCAACGCCCAGTTTTCCGGCTGGGACGTCCAGCGGGTCCGTCAGTCGCTGGTGGAGGCCATGCGCGAGGATCGCGAGCGCATGGACCAGTTGATGCAGACCGCCTTCGAGATGGGCGAGAAGGTCTTCAACGACGAGGAGACCGGTGAGGACTGCGTGGTGGCCGGGGAGACCAACCTGATGGCGCTCTCTGAACTCTCCGACCTGGACAAGCTGCGGGAGCTCTTCCGCGCCTTCAACGAGAAGCGCGACATGCTGCACCTGCTGGACCGCTGCCTGTCGGCCGAGGGGGTGCAGATCTTCATCGGCCGGGAGGCCGGGTATCGGGTCTTCGACGGCTGCAGCCTGGTCACCGCCCGGTATGCCATGGAGGGGCAGCCGGTGGGCGTGTTGGGCGTCATCGGCCCCACCCGCATGGCCTACCAACGGGTCATCCCCATTGTGGACATGACCGCCCAATTGCTCGGCGCGGCCTTGAATCAGACCCGCTGA
- a CDS encoding NAD(+) kinase has product MNNPTPHFPVVAITGKPDDPSVTETVGSLVALLQRHGREIILDKQSTGRLGLDGLPSVDRNELGTRADLVISVGGDGTLLNTARSLVQHDIAILGVNRGRLGFLVDVSPSRLEAELEAVLSGHFVRDDRTLLQAESVGSDGVHGSGLALNDVVLHRWNTSRMIDFRTYINGELLNNHRSDGLIISTPTGSTAYAMASGGPITHPGVDAMVLVPICPHTLSNRPLVIPGNSVVEIELNETGTEHLRVSCDSQDELRLAEGDRIRIRQHPQQAHLIHPPSHGYFEILRAKLRWGDTNLR; this is encoded by the coding sequence ATGAATAACCCGACACCGCACTTCCCCGTCGTCGCGATCACCGGCAAACCGGACGACCCCAGCGTCACTGAAACGGTGGGCAGCCTGGTGGCGTTGCTGCAGCGACACGGACGGGAAATCATCCTGGACAAACAGTCCACCGGCCGCCTGGGCCTGGACGGCCTGCCCAGCGTCGATCGCAACGAACTGGGCACCCGAGCCGATCTGGTGATCTCGGTGGGCGGCGATGGCACGCTGCTCAACACCGCCCGCTCCCTGGTCCAACACGATATCGCCATCCTCGGCGTCAACCGGGGTCGCCTCGGCTTTCTGGTGGATGTCTCCCCCAGCCGGCTGGAGGCGGAGCTGGAGGCTGTGTTGAGCGGCCACTTCGTCCGCGACGATCGCACCCTGCTGCAGGCCGAATCCGTTGGCAGCGACGGGGTTCATGGCAGCGGCCTGGCCCTCAACGACGTGGTGCTGCACCGCTGGAATACGTCGCGGATGATCGACTTCCGGACCTATATCAACGGCGAACTGCTCAACAACCACCGCTCCGACGGCCTGATCATCTCCACCCCCACCGGCTCCACCGCCTACGCCATGGCCAGCGGCGGGCCGATCACCCACCCCGGGGTGGACGCCATGGTGCTGGTCCCGATCTGCCCGCACACTCTCAGCAACCGGCCGCTGGTCATCCCCGGCAACAGCGTGGTGGAGATCGAGCTCAACGAGACCGGCACCGAGCACCTGCGGGTAAGCTGTGACAGCCAGGACGAGCTACGGCTGGCGGAAGGGGACCGTATCCGCATCCGCCAGCATCCGCAGCAGGCCCACCTGATCCACCCGCCGAGCCACGGTTACTTCGAGATCCTGCGCGCCAAGCTGCGCTGGGGCGACACCAACCTGCGCTAG
- the recN gene encoding DNA repair protein RecN: protein MLSHIDIRDFAIVDQLELDFGAGMNVLTGETGAGKSILLDALGLCLGDRADSGTVRPGAKRADLSVSFRLAPDSPVHDWLAEHDLDEDGDCILRRTIQESGRTRGYINGRPAPLNLLKALGEQLVDIHGQHAHQLLLRRHVQRRILDEHADEGGALERVRSLHQQLRAVDEELRALEGDRESHEDRLALLRYQVDELAALELTVEGIEALEQEQKRLANAGALIQMAQQILDPLYDDEQSAQAALGRASRELDGHAGLDPALDEARELFGNALVQLEEGCDALRRFADNLELDPERLAWAEERLGQLSDLARKHRCRPEALPERLEALQAELAELEGAGERVQALREQRAALHRDYREAAATLSEQRQAHARALEQRVAGLLEELSMGGAELQIQVAFDAEAEPTPHGLDQVEFLVRTNPGQAFGPLAKVASGGELSRLGLALQVASTKGTGAPTLTLVFDEADSGIGGAVAEVVGRLLASLGQRYQVLCITHLPQVAAQAGCHFQVSKHSERDRTRTRVTPLTGEQRIQEVARMLGGVEISDNTLASAREMLERGAGRRRETA, encoded by the coding sequence ATGCTCAGCCACATCGATATCCGCGACTTCGCCATCGTCGACCAGCTCGAACTGGACTTCGGCGCCGGGATGAACGTGCTCACCGGCGAGACCGGGGCGGGCAAATCCATCCTGCTCGACGCTCTGGGGCTCTGCCTGGGCGACCGCGCCGACAGCGGCACCGTCCGCCCCGGGGCCAAGCGGGCGGACCTCAGCGTCAGCTTCCGGCTCGCCCCCGACAGCCCCGTGCACGACTGGCTGGCCGAGCACGACCTGGATGAGGACGGCGACTGCATCCTCCGTCGCACCATCCAGGAGAGCGGCCGCACCCGCGGCTACATCAACGGCCGCCCCGCCCCGCTCAACCTGCTCAAGGCCCTGGGCGAGCAACTGGTCGACATCCACGGCCAGCACGCCCACCAGCTGCTGCTGCGCCGCCACGTCCAGCGCCGGATCCTGGACGAGCACGCCGACGAGGGCGGCGCCCTGGAACGGGTCCGCTCGCTCCACCAGCAGCTGCGTGCGGTGGACGAGGAGCTGCGCGCCTTGGAGGGCGACCGGGAGAGCCACGAGGACCGCCTGGCGCTGCTGCGCTACCAAGTGGACGAGCTGGCCGCACTGGAGCTGACGGTGGAGGGCATCGAGGCGCTGGAGCAGGAACAGAAGCGCCTGGCCAATGCCGGCGCCCTGATTCAGATGGCACAGCAGATCCTCGACCCGCTCTACGACGACGAGCAGTCCGCGCAGGCCGCCCTGGGCCGCGCCAGCCGCGAACTGGACGGCCACGCCGGGCTGGACCCGGCCCTGGACGAGGCCCGGGAGCTGTTCGGCAACGCCCTGGTGCAACTTGAGGAGGGCTGCGATGCCCTGCGCCGGTTCGCCGACAACCTGGAGCTGGACCCGGAGCGCCTGGCCTGGGCCGAGGAGCGACTGGGCCAACTGAGCGACCTGGCGCGCAAGCACCGCTGCCGTCCGGAGGCCCTCCCCGAGCGGCTCGAGGCCCTGCAGGCGGAGCTCGCAGAGCTGGAGGGGGCCGGGGAGCGGGTCCAGGCCCTGCGCGAGCAGCGCGCGGCCCTGCATCGCGACTACCGGGAGGCCGCCGCCACGCTCAGTGAGCAACGCCAGGCCCACGCCCGGGCCCTGGAGCAGCGGGTGGCCGGGCTGCTGGAGGAGCTGAGCATGGGCGGGGCCGAGCTCCAGATCCAGGTGGCCTTCGACGCCGAGGCCGAGCCCACCCCGCACGGGCTGGATCAGGTGGAGTTTCTGGTCCGCACCAACCCTGGCCAAGCCTTCGGGCCGCTGGCCAAGGTGGCCTCCGGCGGCGAGCTGTCACGGTTGGGGCTGGCCCTGCAGGTCGCCAGCACCAAGGGCACCGGCGCCCCCACCCTGACCCTGGTCTTCGACGAGGCGGACAGCGGGATCGGCGGTGCCGTGGCCGAGGTGGTCGGGCGCCTGCTGGCCTCGCTGGGCCAACGCTACCAGGTGCTGTGCATCACCCACCTGCCCCAGGTGGCCGCCCAGGCCGGGTGCCACTTTCAGGTCAGCAAGCACAGCGAACGGGACCGGACCCGCACCCGGGTCACCCCGCTCACCGGCGAGCAGCGGATTCAGGAAGTGGCCCGAATGCTGGGCGGCGTGGAGATCAGTGATAACACCCTGGCCTCGGCCCGGGAGATGCTGGAACGCGGCGCCGGCAGGCGCCGGGAGACCGCCTGA
- the fur gene encoding ferric iron uptake transcriptional regulator translates to MESNNLRKAGLKVTLPRVKILEILERNREGHMSAEDVYKALLEAGEDIGLATVYRVLTQFETAGIVTRHNFEGNQSVFELDDGGHHDHLICVECGHIEEFIDYLIEIRQREVAMQHGFELRDHALILYGICGKCREQKGN, encoded by the coding sequence TTGGAGTCCAACAATCTGCGCAAAGCCGGCCTGAAGGTCACGTTGCCCCGGGTGAAGATCCTCGAGATCCTGGAGCGCAACCGGGAGGGTCACATGTCGGCCGAAGATGTCTACAAGGCCCTCCTCGAGGCGGGCGAGGACATCGGTCTGGCGACCGTCTACCGGGTGCTGACCCAGTTCGAGACGGCGGGCATCGTGACGCGCCACAACTTTGAAGGCAACCAGTCGGTCTTCGAACTCGATGACGGTGGCCACCACGACCACCTGATCTGTGTGGAATGCGGCCACATCGAGGAGTTTATCGATTACCTGATCGAGATCCGTCAGCGCGAAGTGGCCATGCAGCACGGCTTCGAGCTGCGTGACCATGCCCTGATCCTGTACGGGATCTGCGGCAAATGCCGTGAGCAGAAGGGCAACTGA
- a CDS encoding outer membrane protein assembly factor BamE has protein sequence MGKRRLFALYITTTLFLTGCAQVDRIPFTYQRDAQQGNIMTQEMVDELRVGMSQQQVRTIMGPPAVVDPFRTDRWDYVYTMRPGGGSMEKKRMTLRFEDGRLVDISGDLRPSHWEES, from the coding sequence ATGGGCAAACGCAGATTATTCGCATTATACATCACTACCACACTCTTCCTGACCGGCTGCGCACAGGTGGACCGCATTCCGTTCACCTACCAACGCGACGCCCAGCAAGGCAACATTATGACTCAGGAGATGGTGGATGAGTTGCGCGTCGGCATGTCGCAGCAGCAGGTCCGCACCATCATGGGCCCGCCGGCGGTGGTCGACCCCTTTCGCACCGACCGCTGGGACTATGTCTACACCATGCGGCCCGGGGGCGGCAGTATGGAGAAAAAGCGCATGACCCTGCGCTTCGAGGACGGCCGCCTGGTGGACATCAGCGGCGACCTGCGCCCCTCCCACTGGGAGGAGAGCTAA
- a CDS encoding RnfH family protein: MAEQMMTVEVAYAEPDEQVLLTVEVPEGATVEEAIERSGVLQRFPDIDLDGVNKVGVFGKLRKRSDVLRPYDRVEIYRPLQADPKESRRRRAAGKAE; this comes from the coding sequence ATGGCTGAGCAGATGATGACCGTGGAGGTGGCCTACGCCGAGCCGGACGAGCAGGTGTTGCTGACCGTCGAGGTGCCGGAGGGGGCTACGGTAGAGGAGGCCATCGAGCGCTCCGGCGTCCTGCAGCGCTTCCCCGATATCGACCTGGACGGGGTCAACAAGGTGGGGGTGTTCGGCAAGCTGCGCAAGCGCTCGGATGTGCTGCGGCCCTACGACCGGGTGGAGATCTACCGGCCGCTGCAGGCGGACCCGAAGGAATCCCGCCGCCGTCGGGCGGCGGGCAAGGCGGAGTGA
- a CDS encoding type II toxin-antitoxin system RatA family toxin, which yields MASISRTALVPYSAEAMFELVDDVDRYKEFLPWCSHSEVLERDSDHVKGRVVISKGGLEKGFTTINRRQYGKMIEIRLVEGPFQRLDGYWRFQRLDDEASKVVLDLEFEFANRLVSMAFGRVFTQVANRLVDAFVTRAEQVYG from the coding sequence ATGGCGAGTATTTCCCGCACGGCCCTGGTGCCGTACTCCGCAGAAGCGATGTTCGAACTGGTGGACGATGTCGACCGGTACAAGGAGTTCCTCCCCTGGTGCTCGCACAGTGAGGTGCTGGAGCGGGACAGCGACCACGTCAAGGGGCGGGTGGTCATCTCCAAGGGGGGTCTGGAAAAGGGCTTTACCACCATTAACCGCCGCCAGTACGGCAAGATGATCGAGATCCGCCTTGTCGAGGGCCCCTTCCAGCGCCTGGACGGCTATTGGCGGTTCCAGCGCCTGGACGATGAGGCCTCAAAGGTGGTGCTGGACCTGGAGTTTGAGTTCGCCAACCGGTTGGTGAGCATGGCCTTCGGGCGGGTGTTCACCCAAGTGGCCAACCGACTGGTGGACGCCTTTGTCACCCGCGCGGAGCAGGTTTATGGCTGA
- the smpB gene encoding SsrA-binding protein SmpB, which yields MSKKKKTPENVIALNRKARFEFHIEETMEAGLALEGWEVKSLRAGRVNLQEAYVLIRRGEAWLIGCTITPLPTASTHIKPDPTRTRRLLLHKKEIARLTGAADREGYTVVPLDLHWKRGKAKLSIGLAKGKKKHDKRADQKEQDWQRQKQRLMKHKV from the coding sequence GTGAGCAAGAAAAAGAAGACACCGGAAAACGTCATCGCGCTGAACCGCAAGGCGCGCTTCGAGTTCCACATCGAAGAGACAATGGAGGCGGGCCTGGCGCTGGAGGGCTGGGAGGTCAAAAGCCTCCGGGCCGGCCGCGTGAACCTGCAGGAGGCCTACGTGCTCATCCGACGGGGTGAGGCGTGGCTGATCGGCTGCACCATCACGCCGCTGCCCACCGCCTCCACCCACATCAAGCCCGATCCGACGCGCACCCGGCGGCTGCTGCTGCACAAAAAAGAGATCGCGCGGCTCACCGGTGCCGCAGACCGCGAGGGCTACACCGTGGTGCCCCTGGACCTGCACTGGAAGCGCGGCAAGGCCAAGCTGAGCATCGGCCTGGCCAAGGGCAAGAAGAAGCACGACAAGCGCGCCGATCAGAAGGAGCAGGACTGGCAGCGCCAGAAACAGCGGCTGATGAAGCACAAAGTCTAG
- a CDS encoding PEP-CTERM sorting domain-containing protein (PEP-CTERM proteins occur, often in large numbers, in the proteomes of bacteria that also encode an exosortase, a predicted intramembrane cysteine proteinase. The presence of a PEP-CTERM domain at a protein's C-terminus predicts cleavage within the sorting domain, followed by covalent anchoring to some some component of the (usually Gram-negative) cell surface. Many PEP-CTERM proteins exhibit an unusual sequence composition that includes large numbers of potential glycosylation sites. Expression of one such protein has been shown restore the ability of a bacterium to form floc, a type of biofilm.), with protein MHDSRENRFRTTRLSAVALGGAATLGATGSATAGLITSGQIDQVLSFYSDPFAINPFGRDEPDFFITTRKSDTYDDSKQGTLAAKMASKYAFEVETTGGNSIHYPGSSVGQLPEGALVDDALDWLNSDSQLRARTSHWPDGSSGYVGLLSLIDDQSYYGWMEVSIQDEGDFITVHQWAFNDSPDASLQTGDIGTTAIPEPSSLLLFAGGAAAWWLGSLAVRLSSRRVQATTAR; from the coding sequence ATGCATGATTCAAGGGAAAATCGGTTCCGGACCACCCGCCTGTCGGCGGTGGCTTTGGGGGGCGCGGCCACCTTGGGGGCCACGGGGAGCGCGACAGCCGGGCTGATCACCAGCGGCCAGATTGATCAGGTGTTGAGCTTCTACAGCGATCCCTTTGCGATCAACCCCTTCGGTCGTGATGAGCCGGACTTCTTCATCACCACCCGTAAGAGCGATACCTATGACGACTCCAAGCAGGGGACGTTAGCGGCAAAAATGGCCTCGAAGTACGCCTTCGAGGTGGAAACCACCGGTGGCAACAGTATCCACTATCCTGGGTCGTCTGTGGGCCAACTCCCCGAAGGCGCCCTTGTCGACGATGCGCTGGACTGGCTGAACAGCGATTCCCAGCTAAGGGCCCGAACCTCCCACTGGCCCGATGGCTCCTCCGGCTATGTGGGCCTGCTCTCGCTGATCGATGACCAGAGTTACTACGGCTGGATGGAGGTTTCCATTCAGGATGAGGGCGATTTCATTACCGTTCACCAATGGGCGTTCAATGACAGCCCCGATGCCTCGCTGCAGACCGGCGATATCGGTACCACCGCGATCCCGGAGCCCTCGTCACTGCTGCTGTTCGCAGGGGGCGCAGCCGCCTGGTGGCTGGGTAGCCTGGCGGTGCGCCTCAGCAGCCGGCGCGTTCAGGCCACCACGGCCCGCTGA